Within the Miscanthus floridulus cultivar M001 chromosome 2, ASM1932011v1, whole genome shotgun sequence genome, the region tcagctgagctacttgatcagagagaacaatttcttcctcattatcagacaatgccaaaaactccatcggcaacatgaataccatattaacatctgccaatggacccttatttttgtgttttacctgccactactGATgatcggacctctcattggaggaattttcctcttggtataaatcctcctgacgctcacgttgcatcctccttctctgcgtctttgtcagaccctccgggcaccatcgaggaaacttggttttccaaaccggctgataacaggtcctagttgactctacacggcgtatattggggtccctgtagaatatttcctcatcgggaactcttgcatttgccatttcctcaagctcctcttaattccttggaaaatatccagcgcgtttatcaagcctttcatgtacactaagtctgcccccagccgatcatgcactgatgctctgcctctgatcggctcattaataaataaaccctgattgccaggttgaaacctcctttctgaccgattgaccccataataaccattgcactcagggcaattttcaatagttggcaatttaatatcttcttcccagcaatggatgaaaaatgggcacctccaatgatctttatgccgatgccattcttcccgacgtctctcttcttgctgttgtcgatatcggtcatttcgctgacgccaactctcttgctgccttcgatgagtaatcacaatgccaggtcgaggaggatttttggaactactgctttctcccagcaggcccttactttttgcatcatcggtagttatccgatgttggggatctactgacgcgtttttctcagcagcctctgacgtcaatactttagtcttccctttagcctccaacatatttgctggaaaagggtgttgatcaattttcatcggcttctgggccttggaagtaccaaacttaattctcccagattcaatagccgattgtaactgttgcctgaacatcttgcactcatttgtactgtgtgaagttgcattgtgccatttgcagtacaagatcttcttcaactcttctgctgatgggatcacatgattaggtgacagcttaatttggccctcttgaagcagaagatcaaatattttgtcggccttggtgatatcaaaggtaaacttttctggctctttttgaccaaagggataagatatcggctttttattcttaacccactcagctaagccgataactggttcttcatcagaatcagaatctcctacttcttcaacaaatgatacctttttactccaattctttttaggttcaaaaaccctagtatcttgatcagagatcctttgcacaagatgactgagactttcaaactcctgagaagcatatctgtctttaagatgtggcaataacccttggaaagctagattggcaagctgccgatcatccagcactagactgtagcacttattttttacatctcgtagcctttgcacaaagctctctaccgattcatcattgcgctgtctcaattttactaaatcagtaagcttcttttcatggattccagcaaagaaatacttatgaaattgtttttctagatcagcccaggtaataatagaatttggtggtaatgaaatgaaccacgtaaatgccgatccagacaaagatgatgaaaataatcgaactcttaattcatctctgctagctgcctctccacattgaataatgaagcgattgacgtgttccattattgatgtgtcatcttgcccggagaatttagtgaaatctggtaccttgtaccgatttgggagaggaattaaatcatatgcaggaggatatggagtccgataagaataagtattgaccttgggctttatcccaaactgatccttcataatttctgctatcctatcggtcCAAAAAACATCAGCCTCCTGATGACGAACTAGCTAAATTTCTACAGgaagtgcctgctgatatccctccacatatctttgtggcctacgatctccagcaatcggcatattcgccgttacttgtggtccattaacctattggaaaggattcatcggctgtgctgctgatgcttgattctggacaccagcttgcatataaccttgttgaatccctgcaatctgttgattttgctgaactgtatgttgaacaggtaactgtcctaaccaaccattattagaactcatcggtacaaaacttaccgatggctggtaatttgctgacattgttggataattataaccaacttgaggcatgaactgaaccccagtttgactcatagcatgggctttctgctgcatcagcagtaagcttgccgatggacttgaattgggtgcttgaaccaaaggcatctggaaacctcctggagttgattgcacagtagttgctgtggcatattgaggcacttgagccatcggcgaaacagccgatgatataggagcttttcctactgcatcaaacacttgaggtaatccaggattgaaagcagatgactccggaggcataccatatccccaccaattagtaggaatctggctattctgagacacagggcctgacatagctgatgccgatagatctgtactaagctgaattcgtcctcctgatcgtatcggtgtagattgaatattaggtaaacctgccgatactggagaagaagtaacttctgtacccacaacggccgagggagccgatggagtattgacagatgccagctctggttggtgataggcaggcccaacgtaatgcggtgacgcttgtccttctttgagagttcgaaccacagcattatgaacagtattggacagcacattggaatgattaatcaaagcatgatttactgcagaattaaccatctcttgaagtttaccaggattggagtcaaaggtaacctaccgaggcaatggcaaatcttgcttctggatgacttgtccactcttgttcaggctaaacaatttcagacaaagctgcctgtattcttctacagccttttccatagcctgcctctgctcttccttcagatcttcttctgatactacgataatgttccccgcatcgatctcggaattgaacatattaatcggattgattggtcccaccgagcgtgccaaaagatgtgttgatgcaaaagtggatctacaaacacaaagggctaatacccgaatcgatatccaaggcgtgtcagtcgatttgacctgttaatcgacaaggatgaagatacgagcactttggtcctgacaacagcgatacgcccagaagtcacggccaagaggtactcacgcggaacttgaggatcgtcgaaggtcgcactgaagcgatgtagttcgccgaatcaatgagaactcgtaaaaaggaaaaataatgcaaattgacgaagtcgccgaaaagtaagtagatgcgaataagagtaaaaattggttttgatattgattgatatatctttattacattgcccttcactccatatttataccctgatctaaagagacacaaccaaacacaactaggacaccaagcccatatctaaggaaacacgtgactcttacatgaatcatactctaataaatatagaaaaggaaatcaactcctatctatttccctgtccgcctcaattacgatggaaatctcaccgtcctccttcccatcggcatactccctgtttcatcggcagtagtcttcaagtcttccttcatcggcatactccctgtttcatcggcagtagtctttaagtcttccttcatcggcattgacaataacatctccaaccttatcggcaacgcccgagtctaaatcaacctttccatcgatcgccaccattcatcggcaaccatctttacaaactgattttcatcggctatcagagtatacagtaactttccccttgccgattagtccactccgatcattttgacacgtgcaaaaaaacagtgtcaacaattgtattactccttttgcggtagagatagcaacacactagcaaaaccgtagttgcacatttagatagtttatcttttgcataggttttgttaaggttagaaaaagaggccatagtttagaagtagaattttaagttgcctaatttaccccccccccctcttaggcgtcacggtccccttcactaCTATTGGGTATCGatagtagggatacccaaagcaaggaagttagcgcccacgctgacttcaccggatggagcaagacgtattaaaaggtctcgcccaaccccttgggtgcgggcttcgtctcgtctgaccccaaggacgcggtttccaTCTCGCCAGACCTATTGGACGTGGGGGTCTCacctaaggccatgggctccgtcttgtccgaccccttgggtttttgctccgtctcgcctgaccccaaggacgcggtttctgtcttgcccgaccccttgggttcgtgcttcgtctcgcctgaccccttgggtccgtgccccgtctcacccgaccctaaggccacgggctctgtctcgcccgacgaggacccataccgccgccaaccactccaggtccaagcgtatgggcctaggtcaaaactctgacaccagggaagagactggcatgactcgatgtaacccgtgaccatgacgggccatacctgaggattcacatcaagaacagcgtcgggcgtgccggtgctgttctgcctaaccctcgtatggatgctgacaggcgcgttagttcaccacgacgtccgtcgggacggaatggaatgccatgatcggcagatgacgcctgcacatggcgccagtgacgaatagggccacaacgtggagctgtccctgttgacatctacaggatcggtgggacccccatgaaggagaagaaggacccggcgatcctggaagccttcttctctctctcgttcttcttcttttcctccgctgtaacccgcgctttcccttcatctataaaaggggaagcagggagcCCCATGAAGGAGGGTCCAGATCTGCACGGGACCGAACCACGGGATAAAAATACAAGAGCACGACACTAACATacggctgagcagcgatcgagctctcagcacccgttcactcgttccaccagagacttgggatcctttccctctctcgcccgtttgtaacccctactgcaaaccaagtgccggtaacacgagcagcagcaaactggacgtagggacgttccgcccgaaccagtataaacccttgtgtcctccgagcacaccatccgagccagacgcgcaaatacaaatttacttgttggtggtccgaaaacaccgacaacaTGGCTGGTTACTAGCTAGGCCAAAAATTAGTCCAAATAGTTAGCCAATAACTAGTTGAAGACTTGACTGAAACGTTAGCTCACCTGTTGAGACCTAATTTTTACTAAATTTTAGCTATTGTTGACGTAAAGATTGGTCACACACTGGCTAGGGATAGATCGTCCTGGTTCCAATCTAAGAAAAACTCTATAAAGCGACATGATAATAATACTATATTGGTTTTTAACAGGGTTAAACCACCTCTACTCCCTATAAAATAGGGGTACATAGTCGATTGAGGTATCCAACAATCCAATTGTCTTTTTACATCTACAAAATACAACTCTTTTATGCCCTCTTCCAACCCTATGTTGCTATTCATTACTTGATCCGATGACCAAGGATGGTGCCCTAGACTTGTCagccgacctagggcaacccggcgACGTCTTTGTCCCTATGGGGTCCCTCCTAGACAAGAGCTTCAAcgatttctttgctagtttgcttgaGAACTAGCCGTTCTTCGTCACACAAGAGAACTAGCCGTTCTTCGTCACACAAGCATGATTGGTTACCTTTGCTAATTTACCTGGAAACTAGCCACTCTTCGCCACATAAGCGTGATAcctatcctttggtggtttgttCATAAACCCAAACCTCTCTGTTCTTCACCACGTAAGTGTGATGTTCGTTGCGTTCTTCGGTCCGTGGCGACCAGGACGATCTATCCGCCAGTGTGTGACCAATCTTTACGTCAACAATAGCTAAAATTTAGTAAAAATTAGCTCTCAACAGGTGAGCTAACGTTTCAGTCAAGTCTTCAACTACTCAAAGTTGGTCTGTGAGAGGTAACTGGTGAGTCTATTGAGTCCTTGTATCAAACTGGTCCTAAATCTAGATTACCAAGTATATTGGGCACACCGGACCCGTGCATCCGTGCCATACGTCTCCAACCGTACTCCAAGCCCGTTGTCGAAGTAAGAGCATGAGCGGCCAACAAGATAGTAGGCGAGCTTGCAAAACAACTTGTCGACGACACTATAGGGGTAGTCGCATGACGTATGCACAATACTATATAGTTGGGTGAACCGTGGAGTTGACACATGACATGGTATGGATAAGTAGGGttgaaaggaaagaaaaaaaaaggggaCGGTTTTGGCTTCATAAGTGATCATAAACAAAAGACGTGAAAAGCTAGAAATACTAACACGTACATTGTACAACTAGAAATACTAACTCATGCATCATACATTTACATAAACAACGGCGATAAAAAGCATGAGCCCGATCTTCCGTGAGGCAACTTTTGGAACACATTACTGAGGCCAACTATCAAGGGCATGGTAATAAACAAGAGCACGGCCCCCcttcaaattaattcaaatccCTACAAGGATTACCTTTCCCACACAGAACGCAAGAccaaacggggggggggggggggggggggggggggggggggggcgaactCCATATAGACAAAGTTCTCTAGAGCTATAAGGTGCCTACAATTCCCGGTCAAGTGAAAGTAACCTTATAAAAGAATGCTACTTGCACATTAAACTAGACAGCAGAGTCCAATGATCCTCGCAACGAGTCTAGGGCAGCAACAAGGGAAACAAGCTTCCATGTTGGCTCCAGTTATGACCCACTTCAGATTTCCCATGTTTGTAGTTCCATCAGAGGTCAGGTCTTCGTACTCAAAATTGGCTATCATTCCGGCTTTACAAATTCTCTTATGTTACACAGCATGCCTTTGTCATATGGGTTCACAAATTTGACTTCAGAATCTGCATTTGCGGGAGGGAATGGATTTACGTGTGCCATGTTATAAACTACTAGGGTAACTGAGATAAATAAAAAACAATAAAGAGTAGTGCACGTAAAGCACCTGATCGAGGTTGTTCCTTCATCTGGAATTCAGGATATTTCTTCCAGTTAATCTGGAAAATCTCACCTTTTAGCTACAAGAAACAGCTAACGAGAAGACACCTGCAATTGATGAAGACAGACTCCAAAGCATGGGAAATTTGTAATTACCCACTCATCTGTCTTGATGTTGAAGCAGATGCAATATATGTGCCACATCAAGAATACAATCTGGCAACAGAGAGGAGGATGTATTAGAAATAAACAAGGCATCACCAGGTTATGTAATACTCCAATCCCAAATATATGTCCATTTGGATTTGGCACTGGAATCAAGGTGAGGGATACATGACTAGGTTACCCATCAATCATTGCTAGAGTTAAGACGGGTGGTAAGTGAATTGCATTGATTAATCGCATTTACGTAGGGATAGACAAGGACggacgaagcaaaaaaggttccATGGATTATCATGGACTCATGTTTGGTGCATTTGGGAGAAGATCAGGTGGACTTATCTTTGGGGTCAGAGGGAGTACAACATAAGACTGCAGTTGTAATTAGCGTGTTTGGTATAGGCATagcaattacaaatgtagatagGAGTGCTGTCTTGTCTCCAAATGCTAAAAGAATTAATGGACAGACATTTCAAGTTCTGACACATGCAACACATATGGCAGCTGACAGTTTCAATATGTCAGGCCAATAATCCCAAATATAACAATGATTAAGTGGACTGAAGTCGTATTTCTTGTGGCACGCTTTCAAATTCAGGGCTGAACACACTTTCCTCTTTTTactgatgatttcaattcacagCCTGTGAGTATGTATTCACATGAATAAGAAAAATCTCATTTAGATTTGTACATGTTATGAATTGATGCCAACCACAGACTGGCAAGTTGTAATGTTTTATCACAGTAGCCTGAAAACTTATCAGTTTAAACATGGAAAACCATAAAAAACTTCCAGTAAATATCCCCATGCTGCATAATTTGAGTGGTATTTTTCTTTATAATAGTTTAATAAGGATGATCAATGGGACTATGGGAGCATAGGCATGAGGTAAGTCAAAACTCATAATACATAGATTTTCTGAAGCTCTCCAAGAGATGCAGCACCAACCCTGACAATCTACCTCAAAAGCAGATAGTCTACAAGGAAAAAAAATTCATGGAAGCACGGATAAAAGCACAAGAGAAAACACAGGGGTTAGGAGCAAACCTGCCAGAGGACCTGGAGGATAGAGAAGAGCATTGTACTGATTACCATGTTTAGAGATACAGGATTCTGCAAAGTAAATTAGTACACTCAGCATCTTGCAGTCATTCTTATAGATATCAGGAATCAAGGGTACAGTTTGATggacaaacaaaacaaaaggaaagGCTGTATGGTTTCTCAGAAACATGGAAGACAGACTCAAAAGGTCCAGAACATAGCTTAATATAATTGCTTTTGATTATACCATGGTCGACCTGATTTGAATGTTACCATTGAAAGTACTAAAGACATACAAATGCACTCACTCATATGCAGTAAAAAAATTGCTGTGTTTGAGAAAATGAATGAATAGCTACTATGCTAAACCACCCAAGCAAATAGTCctagaagagaaaaaaataatGTGTATGGTTGGTTGAACACATTTACTTAACAAGTAGAGTATTTGCTAAGGTCAGCTTCTCCTGCATGTTCAAGAAATTTGGGGGTGGGGGGAAGTTGTGCACCTTCAAAACCAGTAAAGTGCAGGAAATTCttgaaaacaaaatggaaaatGTAGGTGCATGTGCCATCAGGTTAATTACTGTTTTCACTATTGCCACTGTTTTTGTAATTATTCGATCCAAGTCAACGGTtcgaaaaaaaaaactgacaAGAATCGAAATACTAGCTGAGACAATGGCACAGACCTAAATTTTACAAACAAAATTGCCATACAATTCATGCACAAAGAATAAGATATGGGCATAGATACCTCCGATCTTGTAGTTCCTGAACTGATGCATCTGGTAATATCTGCGTAACACGGAAATGTAGGTGAAATTATTTGGTTACCTAATAACACAgcaaaatttgaaaagaaaaaataaagagtaaaatgcaccctgggtacttaaactattggggcattaccatctaggtactcgaactgaaaaagctaccacctgggtacttaaactatgggggcattaccatctgggtactcgaactaaaaaacctcccacttaggtacttaaactattgggccattaccatctgggtacgcGAGTGGGCCGTCGCCGCCACTGCAGAGTGAACAGGAGCACGGGAAAATGAAttttgattctttttctttttctgaaaatggatgaatagtgctggaatttgttatttttgtaaaaaaataattagagctccaaacattctaaaaatttttgtgtagcctctatatgatgtactctacctaggaaaaatatgaaacttggaaaatgaatagtttttgtatgtttaaaaattacctcttttaattaataaatgaacttccataaattttataattaaaataaataaatgtcaaAAAGAGGCGGCCTAACTGTGTGCGAGCGAGCAGGCGAGCACAGGTAGGCCGCCTCTTTTTggacatttatttattttaattataaaatttatggaagttcatttattaattaaaagaggtaatttttaaacatataaaactattcattttccaagtttcatatttttcctaggtagagtacatcatatagaggctacacaaaaatttttagaatgtttggagctctaattatttttttacaaaaataacaaattccagcgctattcatccattttcagaaaaagaaaaagaatcaaaattcattttcccgcgctcctgttcactctgcagcggcggcgacggcccACTCGCGTACCCAGATAGTAATggcccaatagtttaagtacccaagtgggaggttttttagttcgagtacccagatggtaatgctcccatagtttaagtacccaggtggtagctttttcagttcgagtacccagatggtaatgcccccatagtttaagtacccaggtGGTAGCTTTTTCAGTTCGAGTACCTAGATGGTAATGCCCCAATAATTTAAGTACCCAGGGTGCATTTtactcaaaaataaataaatagttgctGGGTACTTTAGTTAAAGAGATAAGAAACAGCCACATCTGCTATTAGGAATTTAGGATAAAACCCAACACTCATTTCAGAAAGCAAGAAGACAAATAGCATACATTTTGTTGAGCACATCGTATATGTTGATTCAGCAACAACAAATCCTGTCAAAAGGGCCATAAATAGCCGATGATTTTTCTGTCCTGCAAAATTGCACAGGAGATTAGAATGCATACCTACAACTGCCATGCCACAATAGGGCAAAACACTATCACTTGAAAAATGGAATATAACAATACCTATGCAAGTACCAAATGCAGGGCAATGATGGTCATAGCCCCTAATGTTTGCTTTGCACCAGGTACACTGCCTGACCCTTGAGAGCATTGGGAGTTTCTACATCAAAAGTTAAAAAGGGTGTTAAAGAACTATTTACTTCAAGTTAGTATTAGAACAGCTTCATTTAAAACTAGACTTTCGCAACACCTCACTCGAGTATATGGCTTCCACAAAATCCTTGCAGCCAGCTTCTTCCAAAtatgaagaatcacaagcaacAATACCAGGATCACCAGATAAAATCCTGAAATAAAGAAGGTAGAAATTAAGCCCTGCATCCTAAAGGTGGTGGTATCAAAGGCCTAGCTTAGATTTAAGCACTGTTTTAAATTCACTAGGCCTAGCTTAGATTTGCAAACTTCATTGAAAAAGAATTATTCCTGAGGAAGTAACCTGTAGAGTCCCCACAGAAGCAGTGCACACTCTGCATTTATTAGCATGTCCAGCAGAGAAGAAGTTTCTGCACAATATTTGACTGATTACAGATCCACGACAACAGAAGTAGACATATATACAGTGCTCTTTTCTCCTGCTCCCAAACGGCAGCATAAAACACAACAAATTAATAAATACTTGAAGGATTACTAACACAAAATCTACGGTATGCACATTCTCTCAAATTTCCTGTGAGTTTGAGAAACATAAATCCAATGTCCTGCGACACCAATTTACAGTGCCTCATCctcaatatccaatgatatgctACATCAGGTCCAAAAAGGATGGCATCCTAAAAATACATGAAGTTATAATAGTAAACCTAAATCAAAGTACTTAGATGGCACATGAGAATAAAATCAATTGATTCATCAGTA harbors:
- the LOC136540175 gene encoding uncharacterized protein, coding for MSRLASGLQRLRRSSSPWEVLWSALASCGLVLFSQLAVAMVPRLFPSLSLLAMLPIAGLVFLAAIVLGRLWRRFIGVAASAPLFVLFNILLLWGVYVFVIWRETSSLLDMLINAECALLLWGLYRILSGDPGIVACDSSYLEEAGCKDFVEAIYSSEKLPMLSRVRQCTWCKANIRGYDHHCPAFGTCIGQKNHRLFMALLTGFVVAESTYTMCSTKYITRCISSGTTRSENPVSLNMVISTMLFSILQVLWQIVFLMWHIYCICFNIKTDEWINWKKYPEFQMKEQPRSDSEVKFVNPYDKGMLCNIREFVKPE